A stretch of the Salvelinus fontinalis isolate EN_2023a chromosome 22, ASM2944872v1, whole genome shotgun sequence genome encodes the following:
- the LOC129819562 gene encoding 40S ribosomal protein S5, whose translation MTSESWETAPAVAETPEIKLFGKWSTDDVQINDISLQDYIAVKEKYAKYLPHSGGRYAAKRFRKAQCPIVERLTNSMMMHGRNNGKKLMTCRIVKHAFEIIHLLTGENPLQVLVNAIINSGPREDSTRIGRAGTVRRQAVDVSPLRRVNQAIWLLCTGAREAAFRNIKTIAECLADELINAAKGSSNSYAIKKKDELERVAKSNR comes from the exons A TGACTTCAGAGTCGTGGGAGACTGCCCCTGCAGTGGCTGAAACGCCAGAAATCAAACTCTTCGGGAAATGGAGCACAGACGATGTTCAGATCAATGACATCTCCCTGCAG GATTACATTGCTGTGAAGGAGAAGTACGCTAAGTACCTGCCACACTCTGGAGGCCGCTATGCAGCTAAGCGTTTCCGCAAGGCCCAGTGCCCCATCGTGGAACGTCTCACCAACTCTATGATGATGCATGGCCGCAACAACGGCAAGAAGCTGATGACCTGTCGCATTGTGAAGCACGCCTTCGAGATCATCCACTTGCTGACCGGGGAG AACCCCCTACAGGTGCTCGTCAATGCCATCATAAACAGCGGGCCCCGTGAGGACTCCACCCGTATTGGTCGTGCTGGTACCGTGAGGAGGCAAGCCGTGGACGTGTCCCCTCTGCGTAGAGTCAACCAG GCGATCTGGCTGCTATGCACTGGAGCAAGAGAAGCTGCTTTCAGGAACATCAAGACTATCGCAGAGTGCCTTGCCGATGAGCTGATCAACGCAGCTAAG GGTTCTTCCAACTCCTACGCCATCAAGAAGAAGGACGAGTTGGAGAGGGTCGCCAAGTCCAACCGTTAA